A window of the Buteo buteo chromosome 8, bButBut1.hap1.1, whole genome shotgun sequence genome harbors these coding sequences:
- the LOC142033710 gene encoding roundabout homolog 2-like: MVNGWGSASDEDRNFSSHRSSVGSSSDDSIFTSGSFAQALVAAADKAGFRLDGTSLTRTGKAYPSSQRPRPSSPFSTDSNTSAAVNQSQRPRPTKKHKGGRLDQPPLPHRREGITDDLPPPPDPPPGQGLRQQIVPGQRGGSAERKGSSLERQHAPNVDETKSSLDRQARTSLEWQRQTQEWISSTDRQEDFRKAQHKQAFGSEEALVPYSKPNFPSPGGHSSSGTASSKGSTGPRKE; this comes from the exons ATGGTAAATGGATGGGGTTCTGCGTCTGATGAGGACCGTAACTTTTCTAGTCATAGATCTAGCGTAGGTAGCTCCTCAGATGACTCGATCTTTACCAGCGGCAGTTTTGCACAAGCACTGGTTGCagcagcagataaagctggtTTTAGGCTGGATGGAACCAGCCTGACAAGAACAG GCAAAGCATATCCTTCCTCTCAGAGACCTCGGCCGAGCAGCCCTTTTTCTACTGACAGCAACACCAGTGCAGCTGTCAATCAGAGTCAGAGGCCGAGGCCCACTAAAAAACACAAGGGAGGACGATTGGACCAACCCCCCTTGCCTCATCGTAGGGAGGGAATAACAGATG ATCTTCCACCACCACCCGACCCGCCCCCTGGTCAGGGTTTAAGGCAGCAAATAGTCCCCGGCCAGCGCGGAGGCTcggcagagaggaaaggaagctCTCTTGAGAGGCAGCATGCACCGAACGTAGATGAAACAAAGAGCTCCCTGGACCGGCAAGCTAGGACGTCACTAGAGTGGCAGCGGCAAACCCAGGAGTGGATAAGCTCTACAGACCGCCAAGAGGATTTCAGGAAAGCCCAACACAAACAAGCATTCGGATCAG aAGAGGCACTCGTACCATATAGTAAACCCAACTTCCCATCCCCTGGTGGCCACAGCTCTTCAGGAACAGCTTCTTCTAAAGGATCAACTGGACCTAGAAAAG AGTAG